One segment of Porticoccus hydrocarbonoclasticus MCTG13d DNA contains the following:
- a CDS encoding RNA polymerase sigma factor, translating into MLLTLLDNPANDKRNRTLTQQSMENFLSSVERRAYAIAVTSLSDREDALDIVQEAMTQLVVSYAHKPCDEWRPLFYRILQSKINDLHRKRKFHRQFKGWLPHFRDKQGNKTEEDPIETIAGPDSTTPHTRHERERQISVLKEALIHLPPRQQQVFMLRCWEGLNTKETAIAMKCTEGSVKTHYSRALIKLRDTLGDYWYD; encoded by the coding sequence ATGTTGCTGACCTTATTGGATAACCCGGCAAATGACAAAAGGAATAGGACCCTGACGCAGCAATCTATGGAAAATTTTTTGTCGTCTGTAGAGCGCAGGGCCTACGCCATCGCAGTAACCTCCCTTAGCGACAGGGAGGATGCGCTGGATATTGTGCAGGAGGCCATGACCCAGCTGGTGGTCAGCTATGCACATAAGCCATGCGACGAATGGCGCCCGTTGTTTTATCGAATATTGCAAAGCAAGATCAATGACTTGCACCGTAAAAGAAAATTTCACAGGCAGTTTAAAGGATGGCTTCCCCACTTCAGGGACAAACAGGGTAACAAGACTGAAGAAGACCCTATCGAAACCATTGCGGGGCCTGACAGCACAACACCACATACACGGCATGAGCGCGAACGACAGATCAGTGTTTTGAAAGAGGCACTGATCCATCTCCCTCCCCGCCAACAACAGGTTTTTATGTTGCGCTGCTGGGAAGGCCTCAATACAAAAGAAACAGCAATAGCCATGAAGTGCACTGAGGGCAGCGTTAAAACCCATTATTCCCGCGCATTAATCAAGCTTCGGGACACACTGGGAGATTATTGGTATGACTGA
- a CDS encoding DUF3106 domain-containing protein: MYKSIFYRGYFLRAVLTFVLAGAFSLPGQAYQGEFFVPGNSHLSQVINPFEAAGNHRHYAEKDKVHPSKHHKKDWKQRYESMTPAERDKLEKRREYFKSLSPEERQRIHQAREKFHNLPAEKREALKERWRSMSPEQRKEFHKKIGRDGSFSEKNRD; this comes from the coding sequence ATGTATAAAAGCATATTCTATCGCGGTTATTTTTTACGAGCTGTGCTCACTTTTGTCCTGGCTGGGGCCTTCTCACTGCCGGGACAGGCTTACCAGGGAGAATTTTTTGTTCCGGGCAATAGCCATCTCAGCCAGGTCATAAACCCCTTCGAGGCTGCCGGAAACCATCGTCATTATGCTGAAAAAGACAAAGTGCACCCCTCCAAACACCACAAGAAGGACTGGAAACAACGTTATGAATCAATGACACCAGCAGAGAGGGACAAACTGGAGAAACGACGCGAGTATTTTAAATCACTCTCGCCTGAAGAACGCCAACGTATCCATCAGGCACGTGAAAAATTTCACAACCTGCCCGCCGAGAAACGGGAAGCGTTAAAAGAACGATGGCGCAGTATGTCGCCTGAACAGCGGAAGGAGTTCCACAAGAAAATTGGTCGGGATGGCAGCTTCTCAGAAAAAAACAGGGACTAA
- a CDS encoding electron transfer flavoprotein subunit alpha/FixB family protein, whose translation MSILIIAEHDNRDLRPSTLNSISAAQAIGGDIAVLVAGSDCGGVADKLSRVPGIKKVLLADNPVYNHHLAENVAPLVAEIAEGFSHVLAPASTTGKNLMPRVAALLDMQAISDISEVISPDTFKRPVYAGNVIATVQSSDEVKVLTVRSTAFEAAATEGGSATIEQISSVHKQDNCTFIGQELAVSERPELTSARVVVAGGRGMGSSEGFAMLEKLVDKLGAAMGASRAAVDAGFVPNDMQVGQTGKIVAPELYIAVGISGAIQHLAGMKDSKVIVAINKDPEAPIFQVADYGLVGDLFELIPAIEAQL comes from the coding sequence ATGAGCATTTTGATTATTGCTGAACACGATAACCGCGATCTTAGGCCTTCGACGCTGAACAGTATCAGCGCAGCGCAGGCGATTGGTGGTGATATTGCCGTATTGGTGGCGGGCTCCGATTGTGGTGGCGTGGCTGACAAGCTGTCAAGGGTGCCTGGTATCAAAAAAGTACTTCTGGCTGATAATCCTGTCTATAACCATCATCTGGCCGAGAACGTGGCGCCTCTGGTTGCCGAGATTGCTGAAGGTTTCAGTCATGTCCTGGCGCCGGCCAGCACGACTGGAAAAAATCTCATGCCGCGAGTGGCTGCTCTGCTCGATATGCAGGCTATTTCAGATATCAGCGAGGTAATAAGCCCGGACACCTTCAAGCGGCCAGTGTACGCGGGCAATGTCATTGCGACAGTGCAAAGCAGCGACGAAGTTAAGGTGCTCACTGTGCGCTCTACGGCATTTGAGGCGGCTGCGACAGAGGGTGGTAGTGCTACCATTGAACAGATTTCCAGTGTACACAAGCAGGACAACTGCACCTTCATAGGCCAGGAGTTGGCCGTTTCCGAGCGCCCGGAATTGACCTCTGCCCGGGTCGTGGTTGCGGGTGGTCGTGGCATGGGTAGCAGCGAGGGTTTCGCTATGCTGGAAAAACTGGTCGATAAGCTTGGTGCGGCAATGGGAGCATCCCGTGCAGCTGTGGACGCGGGCTTTGTACCCAATGATATGCAGGTGGGCCAGACAGGTAAAATTGTTGCTCCGGAACTGTATATTGCCGTAGGTATTTCAGGTGCGATTCAGCATCTGGCAGGAATGAAAGATAGCAAAGTCATTGTAGCGATTAACAAGGATCCGGAAGCGCCTATTTTTCAGGTAGCAGATTATGGTCTGGTCGGTGATCTGTTTGAGCTGATTCCAGCCATTGAAGCGCAGCTCTGA
- a CDS encoding electron transfer flavoprotein subunit beta/FixA family protein — MKVLVAIKRVVDYNVKVRPRADAADVDLNNVKMSINPFCEIAVEEAVRLKEQGLANEIVVVSIGPQQAQEQLRTALALGADRALLVVTEDVLEPLAIAKCLKVLCDREQPDLVLMGKQSIDGDNNQTGQMLAALTGYPQGTFASKLELTGDKKATVTREIDGGLQTLALNLPAIVTADLRLNEPRYASLPNIMKAKKKPLDTSTPDDLGVSITPRVKLLKVELPAQRAAGIKVADVEELMDKLKNEAKVI, encoded by the coding sequence ATGAAAGTACTTGTCGCTATCAAGCGCGTGGTGGACTACAACGTCAAGGTGAGACCCCGAGCCGATGCTGCCGACGTTGATCTCAATAATGTCAAAATGTCGATTAATCCTTTCTGCGAAATTGCTGTGGAAGAGGCAGTACGTCTTAAGGAGCAGGGCCTTGCCAATGAAATTGTTGTCGTTTCAATAGGGCCTCAACAGGCTCAGGAACAGTTGCGTACGGCACTGGCGCTGGGTGCAGACAGGGCTTTGTTGGTGGTTACAGAAGATGTGCTCGAACCGTTGGCAATTGCCAAGTGTCTGAAAGTGTTGTGTGATCGCGAACAACCGGACCTTGTCCTGATGGGTAAACAGTCCATTGACGGCGATAATAATCAGACGGGGCAAATGCTTGCGGCCCTGACTGGGTACCCTCAGGGCACCTTTGCATCAAAACTTGAGCTGACTGGCGATAAGAAGGCTACGGTTACTCGTGAGATTGATGGCGGGTTGCAAACACTGGCGCTTAACTTGCCGGCAATTGTGACTGCCGATCTGCGCTTGAATGAACCGCGCTATGCCTCACTGCCCAATATTATGAAGGCCAAAAAGAAACCACTGGATACATCAACCCCGGATGATCTGGGTGTTTCCATTACACCACGCGTCAAACTGTTGAAGGTTGAGTTGCCTGCTCAGCGGGCGGCCGGTATTAAAGTAGCCGATGTTGAGGAGTTGATGGACAAACTGAAAAATGAAGCGAAGGTGATCTGA
- a CDS encoding electron transfer flavoprotein-ubiquinone oxidoreductase: MDYDIVIVGAGPAGLSAACRLKQINPDLSVVVLEKGSEVGAHILSGAVMEPTALDELFPDWKTLGAPLITEVRQDNIYVFNKTRGIKVPSLFVPKTMHNAGNYIISLGNFCRWLAEQAEQLGVEIFPGFAATEVLYDDKNNVRGVATGDMGLAADGSHKTDYTPGMELRGKYTFFAEGCRGHLGKQLIECFSLDDNALQPQHYGIGIKELWQIHPEKHHQGLVVHSAGWPLTETGSSGGGFLYHMEDNLVSVGLTIDLSYSNPHLSPFDEFQRYKQHPVIKQYLEGGERVSYGARALVKGGMQSLPKMTFRGGVLLGDNAGTLNFAKIKGIHCAMKTGMIAAESAAEAIASNRQQDELTAFNSNYQSSWAYQELHRHRNFGPAQHKWGNIIGSAYAFIDINIFNGHLPWTLTDPRPDHARLKPASESKTIDYPKPDNRLTFDKLSSVFISNTNHEEAQPCHLKLVNPEVPISHNLPLYDEPAQRYCPAGVYEVVQETGGEKRFQINAQNCVHCKTCDIKDPSQNIIWVAPEGGGGPNYPNM; encoded by the coding sequence ATGGATTACGACATCGTTATTGTCGGGGCCGGGCCAGCGGGCTTATCAGCGGCCTGCCGCTTGAAACAGATCAACCCCGATCTGTCTGTTGTGGTTCTTGAAAAAGGCTCGGAAGTCGGCGCCCATATTCTCTCGGGTGCCGTCATGGAGCCAACCGCCCTGGATGAACTATTCCCCGACTGGAAAACGCTCGGCGCACCGCTCATCACAGAGGTTCGCCAGGACAATATCTATGTATTCAACAAAACCCGGGGAATAAAGGTTCCATCCCTGTTTGTTCCTAAAACCATGCACAATGCCGGTAATTACATTATCAGTCTTGGCAATTTCTGTCGCTGGCTGGCTGAACAGGCCGAACAGCTTGGTGTAGAAATTTTCCCCGGTTTCGCTGCTACAGAAGTGCTCTACGACGACAAAAATAACGTTCGGGGCGTTGCAACCGGCGATATGGGCCTCGCAGCCGATGGCAGCCATAAAACAGACTATACCCCCGGCATGGAACTCCGGGGCAAATACACATTTTTTGCCGAAGGATGCCGGGGACACCTAGGGAAACAGCTGATTGAGTGCTTTTCACTCGATGACAACGCCTTGCAGCCACAGCACTACGGCATAGGCATCAAGGAGCTCTGGCAAATACACCCAGAAAAACACCATCAAGGCCTTGTGGTTCACAGTGCTGGCTGGCCACTGACTGAAACAGGTTCTTCCGGTGGCGGCTTTCTCTACCATATGGAAGACAATCTGGTATCAGTGGGGCTAACGATAGACCTCTCCTATTCCAACCCACATCTCAGCCCATTTGATGAATTCCAACGCTACAAACAACACCCCGTCATCAAACAATATCTAGAAGGAGGAGAAAGAGTATCCTACGGTGCGCGAGCTCTGGTTAAAGGTGGCATGCAATCTCTGCCAAAAATGACCTTCCGTGGTGGAGTTTTGTTGGGAGATAACGCCGGCACACTCAATTTTGCAAAAATCAAGGGTATCCATTGTGCGATGAAAACCGGCATGATAGCTGCCGAAAGTGCAGCAGAGGCCATTGCGAGCAACAGGCAACAGGATGAACTGACAGCCTTCAACAGCAACTATCAGTCCAGCTGGGCTTATCAGGAACTGCACAGGCACCGCAATTTTGGTCCCGCACAACACAAATGGGGCAATATTATCGGCTCGGCCTATGCTTTTATCGATATCAATATTTTCAATGGTCACCTGCCCTGGACACTCACCGATCCCAGACCGGATCATGCCAGACTCAAGCCTGCCTCAGAGTCAAAAACCATCGACTACCCAAAACCGGATAACAGACTCACCTTCGACAAACTGTCCTCGGTTTTCATATCCAACACCAATCACGAGGAGGCACAACCCTGCCACTTGAAATTGGTAAATCCTGAGGTACCGATCAGCCACAATCTGCCTCTCTATGATGAACCTGCTCAGCGCTATTGTCCCGCTGGGGTTTATGAAGTTGTTCAGGAGACAGGGGGAGAAAAGCGTTTTCAGATCAATGCACAGAACTGTGTGCACTGTAAAACCTGTGATATCAAGGATCCCAGCCAGAATATTATATGGGTTGCGCCCGAGGGCGGTGGCGGACCAAACTACCCAAACATGTAG
- a CDS encoding TetR/AcrR family transcriptional regulator, with product MPRSISDSTEKIRAKKKRFLEREETIIEKALCLLIRDGVDKVTVSAISREAGVGKGTIYKHFLTKTEILMRIVLDYERHITENLRQGIEAAEAGDPGAAARSYFQARLADPSLDRLVQLLEVRLHDNHEVVDKMDELHALRRSNVDALHSMLAKLIEKGVLEDVPPHYHYMACWALAQGAVEAYFNISYGVAVEDKEDFLKFIGNIGITMGNRGQLRDDKIASSSANASRAEIHHST from the coding sequence ATGCCACGATCAATCTCGGATAGCACTGAAAAAATTCGCGCAAAGAAAAAGCGTTTCCTGGAACGCGAGGAAACGATTATTGAGAAGGCACTGTGCCTGCTGATCAGGGACGGCGTTGACAAGGTGACTGTGTCCGCCATTTCCCGTGAGGCTGGTGTCGGTAAAGGGACTATTTACAAACACTTTCTCACCAAAACAGAAATTCTGATGCGTATCGTGCTCGATTACGAGCGCCATATCACTGAAAACCTTCGCCAAGGGATTGAGGCCGCAGAGGCGGGTGATCCCGGAGCTGCTGCTCGCTCCTATTTTCAGGCCCGTCTCGCTGACCCATCACTGGATCGTCTGGTGCAATTGCTGGAAGTCCGGCTCCATGACAATCATGAAGTGGTTGATAAAATGGATGAACTGCATGCATTGCGACGCTCCAATGTGGATGCGCTGCATTCGATGCTTGCCAAGCTTATAGAGAAGGGTGTGCTCGAAGATGTCCCGCCCCATTATCATTACATGGCCTGCTGGGCTCTCGCTCAGGGTGCGGTTGAGGCGTATTTCAATATCAGTTATGGCGTGGCGGTAGAAGACAAGGAAGACTTTTTGAAGTTCATAGGTAATATCGGTATCACCATGGGTAATCGCGGGCAATTGCGCGACGACAAAATTGCCAGTTCAAGCGCCAATGCCAGTCGGGCCGAGATCCATCATTCTACATAG
- a CDS encoding MFS transporter: protein MTHETVPYWRLSAFYFCFFGLLGALFPYWSLYLQSLGYTATEIGFLLAIPMATKVIAPNIWAWIADYTGERLAIIRLGALLACLCFAGIFIDQGFLAITLVMTGYSFFWNAVLPQQEVVTTSFLHQRPENYSRIRVWGSIGFIVFVLGSGAWFDRYSINTLPVIGLLLLVGIFLSSLAVPTPDYRQFEVVSQTFASVLKQPVVVAFFVAGMLMQLSHGIYYSFFSIYMESHDYSRSEIGVLWSVGVVAEVFLFVIMHRLLPHFGVRIIMISCLLVATLRWLLIGYFPEQPVILVLAQVCHALTFGAYHAAGIDCIRRLFEAGNQGKAQALYSAFCLGFGGAVGSGAGGLIWDFSPLMAFQLGSLSCFLASFVIWFRLKDTRL, encoded by the coding sequence GTGACTCACGAGACAGTTCCATACTGGCGGTTGTCTGCGTTCTATTTTTGTTTCTTTGGCCTGTTGGGAGCGCTGTTTCCCTATTGGTCTCTATATTTGCAGTCACTTGGCTACACGGCTACCGAGATAGGCTTTTTACTGGCTATTCCCATGGCCACCAAGGTGATTGCGCCAAATATCTGGGCATGGATTGCCGATTATACCGGTGAGCGGTTGGCCATTATTCGTTTGGGCGCATTGCTGGCCTGTCTGTGTTTTGCCGGTATTTTTATTGACCAGGGCTTTTTGGCCATTACATTGGTGATGACTGGATACAGTTTTTTCTGGAATGCAGTGTTGCCCCAGCAAGAGGTGGTAACCACCAGTTTTTTACATCAACGACCAGAAAACTACAGCCGTATCCGGGTGTGGGGCTCTATTGGCTTTATCGTGTTTGTGTTGGGCAGTGGTGCCTGGTTCGATAGATACAGCATCAATACATTGCCCGTCATAGGCCTGCTGTTGCTGGTGGGAATTTTTCTGTCCAGCCTCGCCGTGCCCACGCCTGACTATCGACAGTTCGAAGTCGTCTCGCAGACATTTGCTTCAGTTCTGAAACAACCCGTTGTGGTAGCTTTTTTTGTAGCAGGCATGCTGATGCAGCTGTCCCATGGTATCTATTACAGTTTTTTCAGTATTTACATGGAGTCTCACGATTACAGTAGGAGTGAGATAGGTGTCTTGTGGTCGGTGGGAGTCGTTGCCGAGGTGTTTCTGTTTGTCATCATGCACCGCCTCTTGCCACATTTTGGTGTGCGAATAATTATGATCAGTTGTCTGTTGGTGGCTACATTGCGCTGGTTACTGATAGGCTACTTCCCTGAGCAACCGGTAATATTGGTACTTGCCCAGGTGTGTCACGCGTTGACCTTTGGGGCCTATCATGCAGCTGGTATCGATTGCATACGTCGCCTGTTTGAAGCAGGTAATCAGGGTAAGGCCCAGGCCCTGTACAGTGCATTTTGTCTGGGGTTTGGTGGTGCTGTTGGCTCCGGGGCAGGGGGGCTAATATGGGATTTCAGCCCGCTGATGGCTTTCCAGTTGGGTTCTTTGTCCTGTTTTCTGGCCAGCTTTGTGATTTGGTTCCGTCTTAAGGATACCCGTCTTTGA
- the aroC gene encoding chorismate synthase, with protein sequence MSGNTIGKLFTVTTFGESHGAALGCIVDGCPPGLCLTEQDMQRDLDRRKPGQSRYTTQRREGDQVKILSGTFEGRTTGTPIGLIIENTDQRSKDYSNIKDQFRPAHADYTYFQKYGIRDYRGGGRSSARETAMRVAAGAIAKKYLLEVAGITIRGYLSQLGPIQAEKVLFDEIENNPFFCPDPDKVPEMEAYMQQLLKDGDSVGAKITVIATGVPPGLGEPVFDRLDAEIAHGLMSINAVKGVEIGAGFDAVAQRGTEHRDEIIPEGFLSNHAGGVLGGISSGQNIVAHLALKPTSSLRVPGRSVDIHGHAIEVVTTGRHDPCVGIRATPIAEAMLAITLMDHLLRHRAQNIHVSSGLPPIPASTGS encoded by the coding sequence ATGTCTGGCAATACCATTGGCAAGCTGTTTACCGTGACCACCTTCGGTGAAAGCCATGGTGCTGCCCTGGGTTGCATCGTCGATGGCTGTCCCCCCGGACTGTGTTTAACCGAACAGGACATGCAGCGTGACCTGGACCGGCGCAAACCGGGTCAGTCACGCTATACCACGCAACGACGTGAAGGTGACCAAGTGAAAATCCTGTCGGGCACATTTGAGGGCAGGACGACAGGAACCCCGATCGGATTAATCATTGAGAATACTGACCAACGCTCTAAGGATTATTCGAATATCAAGGATCAGTTTCGGCCAGCGCACGCTGATTACACCTATTTTCAAAAATATGGTATTCGAGATTACCGTGGCGGTGGTCGGTCGTCTGCACGCGAAACCGCCATGCGTGTTGCGGCTGGCGCTATTGCCAAAAAATACCTACTAGAAGTTGCCGGCATAACGATTCGTGGATACCTCTCACAACTGGGGCCGATCCAAGCCGAGAAGGTTCTCTTTGACGAGATAGAAAATAACCCCTTCTTTTGCCCCGATCCCGACAAGGTTCCGGAAATGGAGGCTTACATGCAGCAGTTGCTCAAGGACGGTGACTCTGTCGGCGCAAAAATCACCGTCATTGCCACGGGTGTCCCCCCGGGCCTGGGTGAGCCAGTGTTTGACCGGCTTGATGCGGAGATCGCTCATGGTCTGATGAGTATCAATGCCGTTAAGGGTGTTGAAATCGGTGCCGGATTTGATGCGGTTGCCCAGCGAGGTACCGAACATCGCGATGAAATCATCCCCGAGGGCTTTTTGTCCAACCATGCGGGAGGTGTGCTGGGTGGTATTTCCTCGGGTCAGAATATCGTTGCTCATCTGGCGTTAAAGCCGACCAGTAGCTTGCGGGTTCCCGGTCGTTCAGTCGATATCCATGGCCATGCGATTGAGGTTGTAACCACTGGAAGACATGATCCCTGCGTAGGTATTCGTGCCACGCCGATTGCTGAAGCTATGCTCGCAATTACTCTGATGGATCACCTCTTGCGTCATCGTGCCCAGAATATTCATGTGAGTAGCGGTCTGCCGCCAATACCTGCCAGCACTGGCAGTTAG
- the prmB gene encoding 50S ribosomal protein L3 N(5)-glutamine methyltransferase, translated as MKNQRIIPARVGDLINWGAERFEAEGLCFGHGTDNAWDEALSLVLFVLSLPWDSDVSTLQRSLSTDEQSRITSLFDRRINERIPAAYIIGEAWFAGLSFAVDQRVLVPRSPIAELVESEFSPWLKTSPATVLDLCTGSGCIGIACAHYFPESRVVLSDISAEALEVAEKNIQRYQLSERVITAESDLFAGLCGQRFDLIVANPPYVDAEDLADMPSEFLHEPAIGLASGIDGLDFTRRLINEALDYLSEEGSLIVEVGNSWLALEDAFPAISFLWIDFERGGHGVFLLTAQQLRAHRLSLDID; from the coding sequence ATGAAAAATCAAAGAATCATACCGGCCAGGGTTGGCGATTTGATCAACTGGGGTGCAGAGCGCTTTGAAGCTGAAGGGCTGTGTTTTGGTCACGGCACTGACAATGCTTGGGACGAGGCCCTCAGCCTGGTGTTGTTTGTTTTGAGTCTGCCCTGGGATAGCGATGTCAGTACCCTGCAGCGGTCACTTTCCACTGACGAGCAATCGCGTATCACCAGCCTGTTTGATCGGCGGATTAACGAGCGTATTCCGGCAGCTTATATCATTGGTGAAGCTTGGTTTGCCGGGTTGTCGTTCGCTGTAGACCAGCGAGTATTGGTGCCGCGGTCACCTATAGCCGAACTGGTTGAATCTGAGTTTTCCCCCTGGTTAAAAACCTCGCCGGCGACTGTTCTGGATCTCTGTACCGGCAGTGGCTGTATTGGCATTGCCTGCGCCCATTACTTCCCGGAGTCTCGCGTGGTACTGAGTGATATCTCGGCTGAGGCACTGGAGGTGGCCGAGAAAAATATTCAACGCTATCAGCTCAGTGAACGCGTTATCACTGCAGAATCAGATCTGTTTGCCGGTCTCTGCGGTCAACGTTTTGACCTGATCGTTGCGAACCCTCCCTATGTGGATGCAGAGGATCTCGCAGACATGCCCAGTGAGTTTCTACACGAACCGGCTATCGGGCTAGCTTCAGGGATTGATGGCCTGGATTTTACTCGCCGTCTGATTAATGAGGCACTGGATTATCTCTCGGAGGAAGGTTCTCTTATCGTTGAGGTGGGCAATTCATGGCTGGCTCTCGAGGATGCATTTCCGGCCATATCATTCCTCTGGATAGACTTTGAGCGCGGTGGTCATGGGGTTTTTTTGCTGACCGCACAACAACTGCGCGCACATCGTTTGTCGTTGGATATCGACTAA
- the folE gene encoding GTP cyclohydrolase I FolE, with protein sequence MTDCYTHIIESTGEKVTRAGLKDTPKRAAKAFEFMTRGYHQNLDDVINGALFPSDANEMVIVKDIELYSLCEHHLLPFIGKCHVAYIPDGKVLGLSKVARIVDMYARRLQIQETLVAQIANTIESVTGANGVAVIIEAKHMCMMMRGVEKQNSVMKTSAMLGSFRDNQATRNEFLSLINC encoded by the coding sequence ATTACCGATTGCTACACCCATATCATTGAGTCTACCGGGGAAAAGGTTACCCGGGCAGGACTGAAGGATACACCCAAGCGGGCAGCCAAAGCATTTGAGTTTATGACCCGCGGCTATCACCAGAATCTCGACGACGTAATCAATGGGGCCCTGTTTCCTTCCGATGCCAATGAAATGGTTATCGTCAAGGACATCGAGCTCTATTCACTTTGCGAACATCACTTACTGCCATTTATCGGCAAATGTCATGTTGCTTATATTCCCGACGGAAAGGTACTGGGCCTTTCAAAGGTTGCCAGAATTGTCGACATGTATGCTCGCCGCCTTCAGATTCAGGAGACACTGGTTGCCCAGATAGCGAATACCATTGAGTCGGTCACCGGAGCAAATGGTGTTGCCGTCATTATTGAAGCCAAACACATGTGTATGATGATGCGGGGTGTAGAGAAGCAAAACTCGGTAATGAAAACGTCTGCCATGCTCGGCTCATTCAGAGACAATCAAGCCACCCGGAATGAGTTCCTCTCACTGATCAACTGTTAA
- a CDS encoding SixA phosphatase family protein: MLIYLLRHGDAPYSGMAGERSLSAGGKKDLESVLSQHWTELSGLALVLCSPVLRAQQTMTVLAETLNYQGPLLFDDVLRPESSVAAVESRVGSMLEEAVLLLGHQPLIGKILEYLTDQTGLGWSMTTSSLACLDVTAFSRGCAELKWLTTPEPG; the protein is encoded by the coding sequence GTGCTGATTTACCTATTGCGACACGGTGATGCACCCTATAGTGGCATGGCCGGTGAAAGGTCATTGTCGGCTGGGGGCAAAAAAGACCTCGAATCTGTGTTGTCGCAGCACTGGACGGAACTGTCCGGGCTTGCTTTAGTGCTCTGTAGCCCGGTTCTTCGTGCCCAGCAAACGATGACAGTTTTGGCGGAAACACTGAATTATCAGGGACCACTGTTGTTTGATGATGTGCTACGTCCCGAAAGCAGTGTGGCTGCCGTTGAAAGCCGTGTGGGTTCCATGTTGGAAGAAGCGGTACTGTTGCTTGGTCACCAGCCTCTAATTGGCAAAATTCTTGAGTATTTGACAGATCAGACTGGTTTGGGGTGGTCAATGACCACCAGTTCACTGGCTTGTCTTGATGTTACGGCTTTCAGCCGAGGTTGTGCTGAACTGAAGTGGTTGACCACCCCGGAGCCGGGCTGA
- a CDS encoding DUF4389 domain-containing protein, which yields MKETFKVNVLNVDTWIRLLYMILFVMLLVVARFVVLIVTIIQFLVVLVSGEDNRNLRTLGQGTAQWVCQTVLFLTYNSEEKPYPFTDWPETQASVVDYWADAEVDEIPAEEYSSASDEDVPSFVSQKSGAEAASVDDAQKEKSE from the coding sequence ATGAAAGAGACGTTTAAGGTCAATGTATTAAATGTCGATACTTGGATTCGGCTGCTTTATATGATTCTGTTTGTCATGTTGTTAGTAGTCGCACGTTTTGTTGTACTGATCGTTACTATCATCCAGTTTTTGGTGGTATTGGTTAGTGGGGAGGACAACCGTAATCTCAGAACATTGGGGCAGGGCACTGCTCAATGGGTCTGTCAGACGGTTCTTTTTCTCACCTACAATTCTGAGGAAAAACCCTATCCCTTTACAGATTGGCCTGAAACTCAGGCCTCTGTGGTGGATTACTGGGCGGACGCAGAAGTGGACGAAATACCTGCTGAGGAGTATTCCTCTGCTTCAGATGAGGATGTGCCCTCTTTTGTCAGTCAGAAATCTGGAGCGGAAGCTGCATCAGTTGATGATGCTCAAAAGGAAAAAAGCGAGTAG